A DNA window from Candidatus Poribacteria bacterium contains the following coding sequences:
- a CDS encoding OmpH family outer membrane protein yields MNQFLKFYLGVTVILFGSLCLGLGAAAENNFKLGVVDTQRVFENFAKAQEANEILKNAQDKLTNQLRDIQQQIDTMVERLEKQKLFLDAPETQALEADIGLKRQELQRELENGQDSIMAKREELLAPLTQEIEGLLRQVGESEGYSLILEKRLVTLYVDPKYDLTERVLKLLNDASEKEKSKDAQQSATPPETETGKEGEKNN; encoded by the coding sequence ATGAATCAATTTTTGAAGTTTTACCTAGGAGTCACTGTTATCCTATTCGGATCGCTTTGTCTGGGTTTGGGTGCCGCGGCAGAAAACAACTTTAAACTAGGTGTTGTTGACACACAAAGGGTATTTGAAAATTTTGCAAAGGCTCAAGAAGCCAATGAGATTCTGAAGAATGCCCAAGACAAGTTGACAAATCAACTCAGAGACATCCAGCAACAAATCGACACGATGGTGGAACGACTGGAGAAGCAGAAACTGTTTCTTGACGCCCCTGAAACTCAGGCGCTGGAAGCCGATATTGGTCTCAAAAGGCAAGAGCTCCAGCGGGAATTGGAAAATGGTCAAGATTCAATTATGGCCAAACGCGAAGAATTGCTTGCACCGCTAACACAGGAAATCGAAGGTCTGCTTCGACAAGTAGGTGAGAGTGAAGGATATAGCCTTATCCTTGAAAAACGTCTGGTGACACTTTATGTCGATCCAAAGTATGATCTGACCGAGAGGGTCCTCAAGCTGCTAAACGACGCATCCGAAAAAGAAAAATCGAAGGACGCTCAACAATCGGCGACTCCCCCTGAAACGGAGACAGGAAAGGAAGGGGAAAAGAATAACTAA
- the ilvE gene encoding branched-chain-amino-acid transaminase → MLVYIDGEYLSQEEAKISVFDHGLLYGDGVFEGIRSYKGRVFKLDEHLQRLYDSAKAIMLDIPISIEHMEAAVLETLRRNQLHDAYIRLVVTRGVGDLGLDPDKCPVPTIIIITDKITLYPPNFYEEGLEIVTVSVRRNYAEAISPRIKSLNYLNNILAKIEGKQAGVEEVLMLNAEGYVVECSGDNIFFIKDNVIVTPPTHLGILEGVTRNTVIDLARELGITVEEKVFTRHDLYTAEECFLTGTAAEVIPVVKIDQRTVGNGYPGTVTQKLIEEFHHVTDVLGTLIYPE, encoded by the coding sequence ATGTTGGTTTATATTGATGGGGAATACCTTTCACAAGAAGAAGCAAAGATTTCTGTTTTTGATCACGGTCTACTCTACGGAGACGGGGTCTTTGAAGGCATCCGATCTTACAAGGGACGTGTCTTCAAGCTTGATGAGCACCTACAGCGTCTCTACGATTCGGCAAAAGCCATTATGCTCGATATCCCCATCTCCATTGAGCACATGGAAGCAGCGGTATTGGAAACGCTCCGACGGAATCAACTTCATGATGCTTATATCCGTCTGGTAGTGACTCGCGGTGTTGGCGATCTCGGCTTAGATCCGGACAAGTGCCCCGTACCCACCATTATTATCATCACAGATAAAATTACACTCTACCCCCCGAATTTTTACGAAGAGGGGTTAGAAATCGTCACAGTCTCTGTACGCCGAAATTACGCTGAAGCAATCAGTCCCCGTATCAAATCGCTGAACTATCTCAACAATATCTTGGCAAAGATAGAGGGCAAACAGGCAGGCGTCGAAGAAGTGCTCATGCTGAATGCGGAGGGATATGTTGTCGAATGTAGTGGAGACAATATCTTTTTCATTAAAGATAACGTGATTGTCACACCTCCCACGCATCTAGGCATCTTGGAGGGAGTCACCCGTAATACCGTCATTGACTTGGCACGCGAACTGGGAATCACTGTTGAAGAAAAGGTGTTTACCCGACACGACCTGTATACTGCCGAAGAATGTTTTCTGACGGGAACCGCTGCGGAAGTCATCCCCGTTGTTAAAATAGATCAGCGTACCGTTGGCAATGGCTATCCGGGTACCGTTACACAGAAACTGATCGAAGAATTTCACCATGTTACGGATGTATTAGGAACTCTTATTTATCCCGAATAA
- the lpxD gene encoding UDP-3-O-(3-hydroxymyristoyl)glucosamine N-acyltransferase: MVKTLKEISELIDGELLGDGEIEIIGVSGIKEAREHELTFVANSKYLREIERTQASAIIVGQDIPYNGKPLIRVDNPYFAFVKVLELFAWRKRKTTYGVHETAIIGDNVQIGEMVSIQAYTYIGDNVQIGDGTIISPFVYIGDDTKIGNETLIYPNVTIREDVEIGNRVILHCGVVIGSDGFGFASVSDRHHKIPQIGTVIIEDDVEIGANTTVDRATMTNGATIIKRGTKLDNLIQIAHNVVIGEDCCIAAQTGIAGSAELKDRVTMAGHSGAVGHITIGADSTVFAKSAVTKDLPAGSYVSGFPAENHAQQLRIQASLRRMPEMLQAFSRLQERVTQLEAQLNANDDQSDDS; the protein is encoded by the coding sequence ATGGTAAAAACACTCAAAGAGATTAGCGAATTAATCGACGGGGAGTTATTAGGGGACGGCGAGATCGAGATTATCGGCGTCTCCGGGATTAAAGAGGCGAGAGAGCATGAGCTCACGTTTGTCGCCAACTCAAAGTACCTGCGCGAAATAGAACGCACACAGGCTTCTGCGATTATCGTTGGTCAGGACATCCCCTACAACGGCAAACCGCTTATTCGCGTTGACAATCCGTACTTTGCCTTTGTCAAAGTCCTGGAGCTGTTTGCATGGCGCAAACGGAAAACAACATACGGGGTTCATGAGACCGCAATTATTGGCGACAATGTCCAGATCGGCGAAATGGTTTCCATTCAAGCTTACACCTATATTGGCGATAACGTCCAAATCGGCGATGGGACGATTATCAGTCCCTTTGTGTATATCGGCGATGACACAAAAATTGGCAATGAAACCCTCATTTATCCCAATGTAACAATTCGTGAGGATGTCGAGATTGGGAATCGGGTTATCCTTCACTGCGGCGTCGTTATCGGCAGCGACGGATTCGGGTTCGCTTCGGTGAGCGATCGGCACCATAAAATACCACAAATCGGCACGGTGATCATCGAAGATGATGTGGAAATTGGTGCAAACACAACGGTTGACCGCGCCACAATGACCAACGGTGCAACAATTATCAAACGAGGCACAAAACTCGATAACCTCATACAGATTGCGCATAATGTGGTGATTGGCGAAGATTGCTGCATCGCCGCCCAGACCGGCATCGCGGGAAGTGCCGAATTGAAAGACCGTGTGACGATGGCGGGGCACTCTGGAGCCGTTGGACATATCACCATTGGGGCAGATAGTACCGTTTTTGCCAAATCAGCGGTGACCAAAGATCTCCCCGCAGGAAGTTACGTATCCGGTTTCCCAGCAGAAAACCACGCGCAGCAACTGCGTATCCAAGCCTCCCTGCGCCGAATGCCAGAAATGCTGCAAGCGTTTTCGCGGCTACAAGAGCGTGTCACCCAACTAGAAGCGCAACTTAACGCAAACGACGACCAATCGGATGACTCGTAG
- a CDS encoding ABC transporter permease, with the protein MKYEWLIASRYLKSRRKQAFISIISVISVGGVTLGIAAVIIVISTLDGFRHGLREKFLANEAHIIVRSVQNYFRDYQEKIGQIEGIEGVVAASPLIISQLAIQPQGSESIEDTIYVKGIDLQQENRVTGFSDYVRHFDAFNQSRFIDEARIRLAGKETITGGIVLGYHVARKIGVVPGDVLRLISKMVPNPANPGSFMPLMRNFVVVGLYQSGLYIHDNAFGFIDLDTAQNLYQKPDQINLIEVRLVHADMATTVSDQIKQEIRFDPGLSARPITTTWMESRSDFFQAFELEKIVTMIVVALIILVAVFNIASTLIMMVMEKTQDIGILRAMGASKQGIRNIFVLQGGIIGILGAILGTMLGVYICWRLEFQVGRFPRWYGLLILLVPVVLQLFRRILPLPISSTGFLLIWCIAVGLALYFIAQPIYLDDIFGTDLSVVYQLNRLPVKISWTFVVFMNLLSMATCWLAALYPASKASYLNPVEALRHE; encoded by the coding sequence ATGAAATATGAATGGTTAATCGCATCCCGCTATCTGAAATCACGGCGGAAACAGGCCTTTATCTCGATTATCAGTGTTATTTCCGTGGGTGGGGTTACCCTCGGCATTGCCGCTGTTATTATCGTTATTTCAACCTTGGACGGCTTTAGGCATGGACTGAGAGAGAAATTCCTCGCCAACGAAGCCCATATAATCGTCCGATCGGTGCAGAACTATTTTCGAGATTATCAGGAAAAGATTGGGCAAATCGAAGGAATTGAAGGGGTCGTCGCCGCTTCGCCCCTGATTATTAGTCAGCTCGCCATTCAACCCCAAGGTAGTGAATCAATCGAAGACACGATCTATGTGAAAGGGATTGATTTGCAGCAAGAGAATCGCGTCACGGGGTTCTCAGATTATGTGAGGCATTTTGACGCGTTTAATCAATCGCGGTTCATCGATGAAGCGCGAATACGTCTAGCTGGGAAGGAGACAATCACCGGCGGTATTGTTCTGGGCTACCATGTCGCCCGGAAAATCGGCGTTGTTCCGGGAGATGTGCTTCGGCTTATCTCTAAGATGGTGCCAAATCCCGCTAATCCTGGATCTTTTATGCCCTTGATGCGTAACTTCGTGGTTGTCGGGCTTTACCAGTCGGGGCTTTATATCCATGATAACGCATTTGGGTTTATCGATTTAGATACCGCCCAAAATCTCTACCAAAAACCGGATCAGATCAACCTGATTGAGGTTCGCCTCGTTCATGCAGATATGGCAACAACGGTCAGTGATCAGATTAAACAAGAGATCCGTTTCGATCCAGGTTTGAGTGCAAGACCGATAACAACGACATGGATGGAATCGCGCTCGGATTTTTTTCAAGCCTTCGAGCTTGAGAAAATCGTGACTATGATTGTCGTCGCGCTAATTATACTCGTGGCGGTGTTCAATATCGCGAGTACACTCATCATGATGGTGATGGAAAAAACACAGGATATCGGCATTCTCAGGGCAATGGGAGCATCTAAACAGGGAATCAGAAATATCTTCGTCCTCCAAGGCGGGATTATCGGTATCTTGGGGGCTATTTTGGGTACGATGCTCGGTGTATACATCTGTTGGCGGCTTGAGTTCCAAGTAGGTAGGTTTCCACGCTGGTACGGTCTTCTGATTCTGTTAGTTCCCGTTGTTCTGCAACTATTTCGGCGCATCTTGCCGCTGCCTATCAGCTCAACGGGATTTCTTTTAATCTGGTGCATTGCAGTCGGCCTTGCCCTCTATTTCATCGCGCAGCCGATTTACCTTGATGATATATTCGGAACCGATTTGAGTGTTGTTTATCAACTGAATCGATTGCCGGTCAAAATTAGTTGGACTTTCGTCGTTTTTATGAACCTCCTGTCAATGGCAACCTGCTGGCTCGCGGCACTGTATCCGGCGTCGAAAGCCTCCTATCTTAACCCCGTTGAGGCACTCCGACATGAATAA
- the lolD gene encoding lipoprotein-releasing ABC transporter ATP-binding protein LolD — protein sequence MNNLIRVVDLYKSYYDGLTELPVLKGVDLEIKKAEIVAIVGASGVGKSTLLHLLGGLDRPTEGTIFYEGEDIFALNDQELDRFRNEEIGFVFQFHHLLPEFTALENVSMPGLIAQQKSDVAEDRAKELLDYVGLEERLEHRPSELSGGERQRVAIARALVNQPKVVLADEPTGNLDQKTSEAVHDLLWTLNDQFNQTFIIVTHNQTLAQRADRLVQLVDGQVFDPI from the coding sequence ATGAATAACCTCATCCGTGTTGTCGACCTATATAAGTCTTACTACGATGGCTTGACAGAGCTTCCTGTACTCAAAGGAGTCGATTTGGAGATCAAAAAGGCGGAGATTGTAGCAATTGTTGGTGCCTCCGGTGTCGGGAAAAGTACGCTGCTTCACCTGCTTGGTGGATTGGATCGACCAACAGAGGGAACAATCTTCTATGAAGGAGAGGACATCTTCGCATTGAACGATCAGGAGTTGGATCGGTTCCGCAACGAAGAAATTGGTTTCGTTTTTCAGTTTCATCACCTTTTGCCAGAGTTTACGGCACTTGAAAACGTTTCAATGCCGGGGTTGATCGCCCAGCAAAAATCTGATGTTGCCGAGGATCGAGCCAAAGAATTGCTCGACTATGTAGGCTTGGAGGAGCGACTGGAGCATCGCCCATCTGAACTTTCCGGCGGTGAACGGCAACGTGTCGCCATAGCGCGAGCTTTAGTCAATCAGCCAAAGGTTGTGTTGGCGGATGAGCCAACGGGCAATCTTGACCAAAAAACGAGTGAGGCAGTGCACGATCTACTCTGGACGCTTAATGACCAATTCAACCAGACATTTATCATCGTGACGCACAACCAGACACTCGCCCAGCGCGCGGACCGGTTAGTTCAGCTCGTGGATGGTCAAGTATTTGACCCAATTTAA
- a CDS encoding type II toxin-antitoxin system PemK/MazF family toxin → MVGRLTATRWAPVLITTRDSAITVRDALTVAPITRTLWHIPVEVSPDQRDGMPTACVVNCDNLLTIPKSLLQSRMCTLTTGKMQTVEQAITFALALT, encoded by the coding sequence GTGGTGGGCAGACTTACCGCCACCCGCTGGGCGCCTGTACTCATTACCACGCGCGATAGTGCCATTACGGTGCGCGATGCTCTTACTGTTGCGCCGATTACCCGCACGCTCTGGCACATCCCTGTAGAAGTCTCACCTGATCAAAGAGACGGAATGCCTACCGCTTGCGTTGTGAACTGTGATAATCTGCTGACTATTCCTAAGAGTTTGCTCCAATCCCGTATGTGCACACTGACCACAGGGAAGATGCAAACCGTAGAACAGGCAATTACATTTGCCTTGGCACTAACGTAA
- the bamA gene encoding outer membrane protein assembly factor BamA: protein MKAICWRIGLLAGLMCVMLSTVPAADEEEPKPTKTVDETLQIKEIEFQGIMEESEGLIKSIIQTRVDEEISPYQLSQDSKNLYKDTGFFEDILVDVEPAEAGGLKVIYHLIPNPKIEGNVNIIGNEQLKYKKIKEVISLKSGELFNDQRLWESKQQVMKKYKESGYYLAEVQTHKDIDSETNTIAVTFEITEGQRIKVEEINFIGNANLSQKSLSKQMKTRTGKHFDENFFEEDLTTLTRYYQDAGFNQARITKHEKRFSDDKTELMLDITVDEGPQFIVGEYKVNLTQSEKPAFSEEKIRDMLSPTEGEIFNRGEFEETLAKIEGEYQNKGYLLSRVDASPNFDEVNGIVDVTLNVTEGDVIIIGDVHVNGLEKTKDYVIRRELEQLDIKPGEFYDVQALRKARQRIFRLGSFVRNVEFVPSQSQEAIRDLIVTITESPRTGLLSLGGGYGTEGGIFGVAQVGENNLWGRAYRIHLKGELGARDRHTGELRFSTPWIMGTPTRFSTSLYNTQRTHRYYGSIFRDRGYDRYTYKRVGGSLTFGRPLSKNTDLSIRLKNETVDAHGSGVTTIENRLTRSITFSLARDTRDYQRSLHEPVAGSHNSISYEYAGGFFGADNKFQRYSADSSWFFRSWFNHVLAGHARASYLNSESTDWRLLYYERYRLGGIDTVRGYEDFEIFPKNANTGTRNFNGGNKVLYANLEYRIPFANQLTAVAFFDVGQVWDESITNVFNDFKLRKGAGVGVRFDLMGMLARLEWGYGFDREIEGGRGGKFHFTIGPGF, encoded by the coding sequence ATGAAAGCAATATGCTGGCGGATCGGTTTATTAGCGGGGTTGATGTGCGTTATGCTATCGACAGTCCCTGCTGCCGATGAAGAAGAACCGAAGCCCACAAAAACAGTTGACGAGACATTACAGATAAAAGAGATCGAGTTTCAAGGGATAATGGAGGAATCAGAGGGGTTAATTAAAAGTATCATACAAACCCGTGTTGACGAGGAAATCTCTCCTTACCAGCTGTCACAGGATAGCAAAAACCTGTATAAGGATACCGGCTTTTTCGAGGACATTCTCGTTGATGTCGAACCTGCTGAAGCGGGCGGATTAAAGGTCATTTATCACCTCATCCCAAACCCTAAAATCGAGGGTAACGTCAACATCATCGGCAACGAGCAGTTGAAATACAAAAAAATAAAAGAGGTAATTAGTCTCAAATCGGGAGAGCTTTTCAATGATCAGCGTCTCTGGGAAAGTAAACAGCAGGTCATGAAAAAGTACAAAGAATCGGGTTACTATCTGGCAGAAGTCCAAACGCATAAGGATATTGATTCCGAAACCAACACGATAGCCGTAACATTTGAAATTACGGAAGGGCAGCGGATTAAAGTCGAAGAAATTAACTTCATCGGCAATGCTAACCTCTCACAAAAATCATTAAGCAAGCAGATGAAGACCCGCACAGGCAAGCATTTTGATGAGAATTTCTTCGAGGAAGATCTGACCACGCTAACGCGATACTACCAAGACGCGGGATTCAACCAAGCAAGAATTACTAAGCACGAAAAGCGATTTTCCGATGATAAAACAGAACTGATGCTCGACATCACTGTTGATGAAGGCCCCCAGTTTATTGTTGGGGAGTATAAGGTCAACCTCACGCAATCCGAAAAGCCCGCATTTTCCGAAGAAAAAATTCGTGATATGCTGAGCCCGACCGAAGGAGAAATTTTTAATCGTGGAGAGTTCGAAGAGACACTTGCGAAAATTGAGGGAGAATACCAGAACAAAGGATACCTGCTCTCACGAGTGGACGCATCTCCCAATTTTGATGAAGTCAACGGTATCGTGGATGTAACGCTAAACGTCACCGAAGGCGATGTCATCATCATTGGCGATGTGCATGTCAACGGGTTAGAAAAAACAAAGGACTACGTCATCCGACGCGAGTTGGAGCAACTGGATATCAAACCAGGAGAATTTTACGACGTGCAGGCGCTACGGAAAGCGCGGCAGCGAATCTTTCGGCTAGGATCGTTTGTTCGCAACGTTGAGTTCGTGCCGAGTCAGTCCCAAGAGGCTATCCGAGATCTGATTGTCACCATCACAGAATCGCCGCGCACCGGTCTACTCAGTCTTGGTGGAGGTTACGGCACAGAAGGTGGCATCTTTGGGGTAGCGCAGGTTGGTGAAAACAATCTCTGGGGACGCGCCTATCGGATACACCTGAAAGGTGAGCTAGGGGCGCGCGATCGGCATACCGGCGAACTGCGTTTCAGCACCCCTTGGATCATGGGGACACCCACCCGTTTCAGCACTAGCTTATACAACACCCAGCGCACGCATCGATATTACGGTTCGATTTTTCGGGATAGAGGCTATGATCGATACACTTATAAACGTGTCGGTGGTTCTCTGACCTTTGGGCGGCCGCTATCCAAAAATACAGACCTATCAATTCGTCTCAAAAATGAAACGGTCGATGCACACGGATCAGGTGTAACGACTATTGAAAATCGCCTCACCCGGAGTATAACTTTCAGCCTCGCCAGAGACACACGCGATTATCAGCGAAGTCTGCATGAACCTGTAGCCGGCTCACATAACAGCATCTCTTATGAATACGCAGGTGGATTTTTCGGTGCGGACAATAAGTTTCAGAGGTACTCTGCGGACTCAAGTTGGTTCTTCAGAAGTTGGTTTAACCACGTCCTAGCCGGCCATGCGCGGGCGTCATACCTCAATAGCGAAAGTACCGATTGGCGGCTCTTATACTATGAGCGCTATCGACTCGGTGGAATCGACACAGTTCGCGGTTATGAGGACTTTGAAATCTTTCCCAAAAACGCGAATACGGGCACGCGTAATTTTAATGGCGGTAACAAGGTGCTTTATGCAAATTTGGAATATCGCATCCCGTTTGCAAATCAGTTGACCGCCGTCGCGTTCTTCGATGTAGGACAGGTATGGGACGAGAGCATTACAAACGTATTCAACGATTTTAAACTCAGGAAGGGCGCAGGGGTCGGCGTTCGCTTTGATCTGATGGGGATGTTGGCACGCCTTGAATGGGGCTACGGGTTTGATCGAGAAATTGAAGGAGGAAGAGGCGGAAAATTCCACTTTACGATTGGGCCGGGGTTTTAG